In Promicromonospora sp. Populi, one genomic interval encodes:
- a CDS encoding excalibur calcium-binding domain-containing protein: protein MPVRFNPPPGWQVPPGFRPDSNWAPDPSWPPAPPGWDYWVDRPDTPEADSATRVNMPAVPPIVAAPPAPPAPPAPPAGATAGATAVLASSSAAGLPDDGGDTRTVAIQLINVPDGRPASGPIAAGAMGSTMTMAPISAPPAPGATRPGSGPQPVYPPHPVYPPQPGSAPPPPPPDSPRKGPTTGMLAALKGLGGKGSTPPAGPPPAARPLMGPGPLSIDDANGSGPSGPMPIALPAPRPGTPARQGGSRTPGTGLMIAIGVACLALGVIVGVIITAGQQADANQAITDAQTMQTQFDEQRAEIEAESAQVEEQRNDVAEREQALGEREAQVEERETALEERETALEQQEQQQQQEEEQQDEEAETGGGNGNGNNPGTVFYWNCDAVRAAGAAPLASDQPGYLPHLDANGNGIACEDGE from the coding sequence ATGCCCGTGCGCTTCAACCCGCCTCCGGGTTGGCAGGTGCCCCCGGGATTCAGACCCGACTCCAACTGGGCTCCCGACCCGTCGTGGCCACCGGCCCCGCCCGGCTGGGACTACTGGGTGGACCGGCCCGACACTCCCGAAGCCGATTCAGCAACCCGCGTCAACATGCCCGCTGTACCGCCCATCGTCGCAGCACCTCCCGCGCCTCCCGCGCCCCCTGCGCCCCCTGCAGGAGCGACCGCAGGAGCGACCGCCGTCCTGGCCTCCAGCTCCGCAGCCGGCCTGCCGGACGACGGCGGGGACACGCGCACTGTCGCGATCCAGCTGATCAACGTGCCCGACGGCCGCCCAGCATCCGGCCCGATCGCCGCCGGTGCGATGGGTTCGACCATGACCATGGCGCCCATCAGCGCTCCCCCGGCTCCGGGTGCGACCCGGCCGGGCTCCGGCCCGCAGCCGGTGTACCCGCCACATCCGGTCTATCCGCCGCAGCCCGGCTCGGCGCCCCCGCCACCCCCGCCGGACTCGCCGCGAAAGGGCCCGACCACGGGCATGCTCGCCGCCCTCAAGGGTCTCGGCGGCAAGGGTTCGACCCCGCCCGCCGGCCCGCCGCCGGCCGCCAGGCCGCTGATGGGGCCGGGCCCGCTGAGCATCGACGACGCGAACGGCTCCGGTCCGAGCGGGCCGATGCCGATCGCCCTGCCCGCACCGCGCCCCGGCACACCCGCGCGCCAGGGCGGCTCGCGCACCCCGGGTACCGGGCTCATGATCGCCATCGGCGTGGCCTGCCTCGCGCTCGGCGTCATCGTCGGCGTCATCATCACGGCCGGGCAGCAGGCCGATGCGAACCAGGCGATCACCGACGCCCAGACCATGCAGACGCAGTTCGACGAGCAGCGTGCCGAGATCGAGGCGGAAAGCGCCCAGGTCGAGGAGCAGCGCAATGACGTGGCGGAGCGCGAGCAGGCCCTCGGGGAGCGTGAGGCCCAGGTCGAGGAGCGCGAGACGGCTCTCGAGGAGCGGGAGACAGCCCTCGAACAGCAGGAACAACAGCAGCAGCAGGAAGAAGAGCAGCAGGACGAGGAAGCGGAGACCGGAGGCGGGAACGGGAACGGGAACAACCCCGGCACCGTCTTCTACTGGAACTGCGACGCTGTACGCGCCGCGGGCGCGGCTCCGCTCGCGAGCGACCAGCCGGGCTACCTGCCGCACCTCGACGCCAACGGGAACGGCATCGCCTGCGAGGACGGCGAGTAG
- a CDS encoding SigE family RNA polymerase sigma factor: MRADSSSADDLENVTTQQNTPDTPTTTTPTPTTTAPAPATRPLTVVRGGVAGVDDVASLPVRTDRPTAIHARRNAQISKNEEFTAFMREAKDPLHRMAFLLSGDAHRAEELTQQTFERCYRHWHKARQGDPLVYARRVLANLRIDAWRRTRREVLTGPEELPQDDVRVARAAARMPTRTVDDRDAVVRALLRLPLKQRRVVVLRHLLDLSESEVSSELGIPLGTVKSTASRGLAHLRAILDLDALGGTR, translated from the coding sequence GTGCGCGCCGACTCCAGCTCTGCGGACGACCTGGAGAACGTGACAACCCAGCAGAACACCCCAGACACCCCGACCACTACGACTCCCACCCCCACTACTACAGCTCCCGCCCCCGCGACCCGGCCGCTCACGGTGGTCAGAGGTGGGGTGGCGGGCGTCGATGACGTAGCCTCGCTGCCCGTGCGTACAGACCGGCCTACGGCCATTCATGCGCGCAGGAACGCACAGATCTCCAAGAACGAGGAGTTCACCGCGTTCATGCGAGAGGCCAAGGATCCCCTGCACCGGATGGCCTTCCTTCTGAGCGGTGACGCTCACCGTGCGGAAGAGCTCACCCAGCAGACCTTCGAGCGCTGTTACCGCCACTGGCACAAGGCCCGACAGGGCGACCCGCTGGTGTACGCGCGGCGCGTGCTGGCCAACCTGCGCATCGACGCCTGGCGCCGTACTCGGCGCGAGGTGCTGACCGGCCCGGAGGAGCTGCCGCAGGACGACGTTCGCGTCGCGCGCGCGGCGGCCCGGATGCCTACACGCACGGTGGACGATCGCGACGCAGTCGTGCGCGCCCTCCTGCGCCTCCCCCTGAAGCAGCGCCGAGTTGTGGTGCTGCGTCATCTCCTGGACCTGTCGGAGTCCGAGGTGTCGAGCGAGCTCGGCATCCCCCTCGGCACCGTCAAGTCCACAGCCTCGCGTGGCCTCGCCCACCTGCGCGCGATTCTCGACCTGGATGCACTGGGCGGAACTCGATGA
- a CDS encoding SigE family RNA polymerase sigma factor: MSEVAVSTEVQPGSGEFTVVRSGLDPVADFTSFAQASTPALYRIAYLLCGDQHRAQDLVQLALERTFKAWKKVGDGEPFAYARRVLATARIDTWRRTRREVLSEDPASITRVRSVPASDTGLAERDRLVRALMVLSVKQRRVVVLRYLLDRSEADTAAELGISAGTVKSTASRALAQLRVLVASDGEGSRS, from the coding sequence ATGAGTGAGGTGGCGGTGAGCACGGAGGTCCAGCCGGGCAGCGGCGAGTTCACCGTCGTCCGGAGCGGTCTTGACCCGGTGGCGGACTTCACGTCGTTCGCACAGGCCAGCACCCCTGCGCTGTACCGGATCGCGTACCTGCTGTGCGGCGACCAGCACCGTGCGCAGGACCTGGTGCAGCTCGCCCTGGAGCGGACGTTCAAGGCCTGGAAGAAGGTGGGCGACGGCGAGCCGTTCGCCTACGCGCGTCGTGTCCTGGCGACGGCCCGCATCGACACGTGGCGTCGTACCCGGCGCGAGGTGCTCAGCGAGGACCCGGCGAGCATCACCCGGGTGCGGAGCGTCCCGGCGTCGGACACCGGGCTGGCCGAGCGGGACCGGCTGGTCCGCGCGCTCATGGTGTTGTCGGTCAAGCAGCGCCGGGTTGTGGTCCTGCGCTACCTCCTGGACCGTTCCGAGGCCGACACCGCGGCCGAGCTCGGCATCTCCGCCGGCACGGTCAAGTCCACCGCGTCCCGCGCCCTGGCGCAGCTACGCGTCCTCGTGGCATCCGACGGCGAGGGGAGCCGATCATGA
- a CDS encoding response regulator transcription factor has translation MARVLVIDDDATVAQVVVAYLERAGVVAEHAADGPAALAAAAANPPDAVVLDLMLPGIDGLEVCRRLRAERADLPVLMLTARGEEEDRVLGLQIGADDYVVKPFSPRELVLRVQSLLRRAGGAPAPPTTGGPPDGRTPASEAHSPLYDGNLRLDAVAHRVTRSGTELQLTAREFDLLRWFLSHPGQVHDRESLMRKVWGWEYGDQSTVTVHVRRLREKVEDDPSRPARLVTVFGVGYRWDPAAPATEAGA, from the coding sequence GTGGCCCGAGTTCTCGTGATCGACGACGACGCCACCGTCGCGCAGGTGGTCGTCGCCTACCTGGAGCGCGCCGGTGTGGTCGCCGAGCATGCCGCCGACGGCCCGGCAGCCCTGGCCGCCGCCGCCGCGAACCCGCCCGACGCAGTTGTGCTCGACCTCATGCTCCCCGGCATCGACGGCCTGGAGGTGTGCCGACGCCTGCGCGCCGAACGCGCGGACCTCCCGGTGCTCATGCTCACGGCGCGGGGCGAGGAGGAGGACCGCGTGCTCGGCCTGCAGATCGGCGCCGACGACTACGTGGTCAAACCCTTCAGCCCGCGCGAGCTGGTGCTGCGGGTGCAGTCGCTGCTCCGGCGCGCAGGAGGCGCCCCGGCGCCTCCAACGACCGGCGGGCCCCCGGACGGCCGCACGCCCGCCTCCGAGGCACACAGCCCCCTGTACGACGGCAATCTGCGACTCGACGCCGTCGCCCACCGCGTCACCCGCTCCGGGACCGAGCTACAGCTCACGGCGCGCGAGTTCGACCTGCTGCGCTGGTTCCTCAGCCACCCCGGCCAGGTGCACGACCGCGAGAGCCTCATGCGCAAAGTCTGGGGCTGGGAGTACGGCGACCAGTCCACCGTGACGGTGCACGTCCGGCGCCTGCGCGAGAAGGTCGAGGACGACCCGTCCCGGCCGGCGCGCCTGGTGACCGTGTTCGGCGTCGGCTACCGGTGGGACCCCGCCGCGCCCGCGACGGAGGCCGGCGCGTGA
- a CDS encoding sensor histidine kinase, producing the protein MNYVAGMLVSVAVAAVVGAAGAVALFALARRRVALAATLAPLVVVGSATAGVYASARAMFLSGTGSMTVLLLLLATVPVALAVGLVLTARIRTVTTEAAAEKAARERDQEVEVRRRELVAWVSHDLRTPLAAVRALAEALEDGVGQVDEHVPRILAENRRMAAMVDDLLALSRLQSPTATLHREPVAVADLASDAIAAAQPLADSGGVTLAWDVTDPVVTSLDARQVGRALENLLVNAIRHTGQGGTVRVAVGSAGGDARTVVLAVEDECGGIPPADLDRVFEAGWRGTGARTPERGDGPGAGAVGSGAGLGLSIVRGVAEAHGGTARVTNMTGGGARSGCRFELRLPA; encoded by the coding sequence GTGAACTACGTCGCGGGCATGCTCGTGTCGGTAGCCGTCGCCGCAGTGGTGGGCGCGGCGGGCGCCGTCGCCCTGTTCGCCCTCGCCCGGCGCCGGGTAGCGCTCGCCGCGACGCTCGCCCCGCTCGTCGTCGTCGGATCGGCGACGGCCGGCGTCTACGCGAGCGCGCGGGCGATGTTCCTGTCCGGCACCGGCTCCATGACCGTCCTGCTGCTCCTGCTCGCAACGGTTCCGGTGGCGCTCGCCGTCGGGCTGGTGCTGACCGCGCGCATCCGCACGGTCACCACCGAGGCCGCGGCCGAGAAGGCGGCCCGCGAGCGCGACCAAGAGGTCGAGGTGCGTCGGCGCGAGCTGGTGGCCTGGGTCTCGCACGACCTGCGGACGCCGCTGGCCGCCGTGCGGGCCCTCGCGGAGGCGCTGGAGGACGGCGTCGGCCAGGTGGACGAGCACGTTCCCCGCATCCTGGCGGAGAACCGGCGGATGGCCGCGATGGTCGACGACCTCCTCGCGCTGTCCCGGCTGCAGTCCCCCACCGCGACGCTGCACCGCGAGCCGGTCGCCGTGGCCGACCTCGCCTCCGACGCGATCGCCGCCGCCCAGCCCCTGGCCGACTCGGGCGGGGTCACCCTGGCCTGGGACGTCACCGACCCGGTGGTGACGTCGCTCGACGCCCGGCAGGTCGGGCGGGCGCTGGAGAACCTGCTGGTGAACGCGATCCGGCACACCGGCCAGGGTGGCACGGTGCGGGTGGCAGTGGGGTCTGCGGGTGGCGACGCCCGCACGGTGGTGCTCGCCGTCGAGGACGAGTGCGGCGGGATCCCTCCAGCCGACCTCGACCGGGTCTTCGAGGCCGGCTGGCGCGGAACGGGGGCACGCACCCCGGAGCGCGGCGACGGACCCGGGGCTGGTGCGGTGGGCAGCGGCGCGGGCCTCGGCCTCTCCATCGTTCGTGGAGTGGCCGAGGCCCACGGCGGCACGGCGAGGGTCACCAACATGACCGGAGGCGGAGCTCGAAGCGGCTGCCGCTTCGAGCTCCGCCTCCCCGCCTGA
- a CDS encoding amino acid ABC transporter ATP-binding protein, which produces MVAVRAVHKVFGHGHDAVHVLKGVDLDVARGEVTVILGPSGSGKSTLLRCVNELEDITGGSIVVGGELMGYREDAKGTLHRLHPKAIAKQRSRIGMVFQRFHLFPHMTALENVMEAPVQVRGLSKKAAKQRALELIERVGLTDRMDHYPAQLSGGQQQRVAIARALAMDPELMLFDEPTSALDPELVGEVLSVMQDLARSGMTMIVVTHEIGFAREVADHVVFMDDGVIVESGPPSAVLDAPREQRTKDFLAHVL; this is translated from the coding sequence ATGGTCGCGGTGCGTGCCGTGCACAAGGTGTTCGGTCACGGGCACGACGCCGTGCACGTGCTGAAGGGGGTGGACCTCGACGTCGCGCGCGGCGAGGTCACGGTGATCCTCGGCCCGTCCGGGTCGGGCAAGTCGACCCTGCTGCGCTGTGTCAACGAGCTCGAGGACATCACCGGCGGCTCCATCGTCGTCGGCGGTGAGCTCATGGGCTACCGCGAGGACGCCAAGGGCACGCTGCACCGGCTGCACCCCAAGGCGATCGCCAAGCAGCGCTCGCGCATCGGCATGGTGTTCCAGCGGTTCCACCTGTTCCCGCACATGACGGCGCTCGAGAACGTCATGGAGGCGCCCGTCCAGGTGCGCGGGCTGTCGAAGAAGGCGGCGAAGCAGCGCGCGCTCGAGCTGATCGAGCGCGTGGGACTCACCGACCGGATGGACCACTACCCGGCGCAGCTCTCCGGCGGTCAGCAGCAACGCGTGGCGATCGCCCGGGCGCTCGCGATGGACCCGGAGCTCATGCTGTTCGACGAGCCGACGTCGGCGCTCGACCCCGAGCTGGTGGGCGAGGTGCTCTCAGTGATGCAGGACCTGGCGCGGTCCGGCATGACGATGATCGTGGTGACGCACGAGATCGGGTTCGCCCGCGAGGTCGCCGACCACGTCGTGTTCATGGACGACGGCGTGATCGTCGAGAGCGGGCCGCCGAGCGCGGTCCTGGACGCTCCGCGAGAGCAACGCACCAAGGACTTCCTGGCGCACGTGCTCTGA
- a CDS encoding amino acid ABC transporter permease, whose protein sequence is MSSNNVSASGVDPVPNRIHARGVPRPGRLVAAVVVLVLAAMAANALITNDNFRWDVVWLYLRDVLVIRGVLWTLLLTFASMAIAIALAIALAVMRQSDNPVMRWVSWAWIWFFRGTPVYTQLVFWGLLAVLYPRLSVGVPFGPEFFSFTTADVVTAFWAALLGLALNESAYLAEIVRAGLTSVDPGQAEAAKALGMKDGKVLRRVVLPQAMRVIVPPTGNETISMLKTTSLVVAVPFTLELQFATSAMGNRQFLPIPFLVIAALWYLLITSILMVGQHYLERYYGRGFGTAARSGRGRGKGPGGRQAAIAAAGTVKVDITKEVTP, encoded by the coding sequence ATGAGCTCGAACAACGTATCTGCGTCGGGCGTCGATCCCGTGCCCAACCGGATCCACGCCCGGGGTGTACCCCGGCCCGGCCGCCTGGTGGCGGCCGTGGTCGTGCTGGTGCTGGCCGCCATGGCGGCCAACGCTTTGATCACCAACGACAACTTCCGCTGGGACGTCGTCTGGCTGTACCTGCGCGACGTCCTGGTGATCCGCGGTGTGCTGTGGACCCTGCTGCTGACGTTCGCGTCCATGGCCATCGCGATCGCCCTGGCGATCGCGCTCGCGGTCATGCGCCAGTCCGACAACCCGGTGATGCGCTGGGTCAGCTGGGCCTGGATCTGGTTCTTCCGCGGCACCCCCGTCTACACGCAGCTCGTCTTCTGGGGGCTGCTCGCCGTGCTGTACCCGCGGCTGTCGGTGGGCGTCCCGTTCGGGCCCGAGTTCTTCTCGTTCACCACCGCCGACGTCGTCACGGCGTTCTGGGCGGCGCTGCTCGGCCTGGCGCTCAACGAGTCCGCGTACCTCGCGGAGATCGTGCGGGCCGGCCTGACCTCCGTGGACCCGGGCCAGGCCGAGGCCGCCAAGGCGCTCGGCATGAAGGACGGCAAGGTCCTGCGACGGGTCGTCCTGCCGCAGGCCATGCGCGTCATCGTGCCGCCGACCGGCAACGAGACCATCTCGATGCTGAAGACCACCTCGCTGGTGGTCGCCGTGCCGTTCACGCTCGAGCTGCAGTTCGCGACGTCCGCCATGGGCAACCGGCAGTTCCTGCCGATCCCGTTCCTGGTCATCGCGGCGCTCTGGTACCTGCTCATCACCTCGATCCTGATGGTGGGGCAGCACTACCTGGAGCGGTACTACGGGCGCGGGTTCGGCACGGCCGCCCGCAGCGGTCGCGGTCGCGGCAAGGGGCCTGGCGGCAGGCAGGCGGCCATCGCGGCCGCCGGGACCGTGAAGGTGGACATCACCAAGGAGGTGACACCATGA
- a CDS encoding ABC transporter substrate-binding protein, which produces MRRLPALTAAAAFAAATLALTACTSVSQEPTGSTDATDGASAEASFDLASISADEEIAALLPAEIADEGTLTVGSDTAYAPAEFIDADGSTPVGFDIDTIQAVGAVLGLDVEIESAAFDGIIPSIGSRYDVGISAFTITDERTAEVNMISYATAGSQFGVGAGNPEGFDPENLCGTTVGVQTATIQDDELTELSQTCEDEGEDAIDVVRYDSQADVTTNLVGGRLEAMYADSPITAYAVEQTSGDVETIGEIRDAAPYGIVVSQDDPELSEAVQAAVQSLIDDGTLAAAFAGWGSQDVVVDEAELNPAE; this is translated from the coding sequence ATGCGCAGGCTTCCCGCCCTGACCGCCGCGGCTGCATTCGCCGCCGCCACCCTCGCCCTGACCGCTTGTACGAGCGTGTCGCAGGAGCCCACCGGCTCCACCGACGCGACCGACGGCGCCAGCGCCGAGGCCTCGTTCGACCTCGCCTCGATCAGCGCTGACGAGGAGATCGCCGCGCTGCTGCCGGCGGAGATCGCTGACGAGGGCACGCTGACCGTCGGCTCCGACACCGCCTACGCCCCGGCCGAGTTCATCGACGCCGACGGCTCGACGCCGGTCGGGTTCGACATCGACACCATCCAGGCCGTCGGCGCCGTGCTCGGCCTCGACGTCGAGATCGAGTCGGCCGCGTTCGACGGGATCATCCCGTCCATCGGCTCGCGGTACGACGTCGGCATCTCCGCGTTCACCATCACGGACGAGCGCACCGCCGAGGTCAACATGATCAGCTACGCGACCGCCGGTTCGCAGTTCGGCGTCGGCGCGGGCAACCCCGAGGGCTTCGACCCCGAGAACCTGTGCGGCACCACGGTCGGCGTGCAGACGGCGACCATCCAGGACGACGAGCTCACCGAGCTCTCGCAGACCTGCGAGGACGAGGGCGAGGACGCCATCGACGTCGTGCGCTACGACTCGCAGGCCGACGTCACCACCAACCTCGTGGGCGGCCGGCTCGAGGCCATGTACGCCGACTCCCCGATCACCGCGTACGCCGTCGAGCAGACCTCGGGCGACGTCGAGACCATCGGCGAGATCCGGGACGCGGCGCCCTACGGCATCGTCGTCTCCCAGGACGACCCGGAGCTGAGCGAGGCCGTCCAGGCGGCCGTCCAGAGCCTGATCGACGACGGCACTCTCGCCGCGGCCTTCGCGGGCTGGGGCAGCCAGGACGTCGTCGTGGACGAGGCAGAGCTGAACCCGGCCGAGTGA
- a CDS encoding methionine/alanine import family NSS transporter small subunit gives MSGAAIALLVVSLVVVWGGLALSIVALARRPERTEWPHGWQDEGDPEGRPDEPVEHDT, from the coding sequence ATGAGCGGCGCCGCGATCGCACTGCTGGTCGTCTCACTCGTCGTGGTGTGGGGCGGGCTCGCGCTGAGCATCGTCGCCCTCGCGCGGCGGCCGGAGCGCACCGAGTGGCCGCACGGCTGGCAGGACGAGGGGGATCCCGAGGGCCGGCCGGACGAGCCGGTCGAGCACGACACCTGA
- a CDS encoding sodium-dependent transporter has product MSDAQSTTAEPEKREEFSGQLGFILSAVGSAVGLGNIWRFPGVAYENGGGAFMVPYLIALLTAGIPILFLDYAIGHRFRGSAPLAFRRVKRWLEGLGWFQVAICFVIAVYYAVIIAWALSFFVYSFDLRWGDDTAAFFTGTYLQLADVGGTDAWFSLDFVPAVLIPLVLVWVATIVVLAAGVAKGLEKVNFVFMPLLLLAFGTLVVRALFLPGAADGLNALFTPDWSAMADPNVWIAAYSQIFFSLSIAFGIMITYSSYRRRRANLTSPGFVVAFANSGFEVFAGIGVFAALGFLAHQQGMPVAELDGLTGPTLAFITFPALVSEMPAGGIFGALFFGSLVMAGFTSLLSILQVVSASFQEKFGWTRTQASVRIGVVAAVLSVLAFSTTTGLIALDTVDQWANNIGIVASAVVTTVAVGWVLRRTEEMRFHLNGVSTIQVGRWWTFCVVVLGPVVLTYMLVSRIVTLIQGGYEGYAGWYLNLMGWGTVALFLVAAFVLTRMRWRVDPDTFETWPTFGGKS; this is encoded by the coding sequence ATGAGCGACGCGCAGAGCACGACAGCGGAGCCCGAGAAGCGCGAGGAGTTCAGCGGACAGCTGGGCTTCATCCTGTCCGCCGTCGGGTCCGCCGTCGGGCTGGGAAACATCTGGCGCTTCCCCGGGGTGGCCTACGAGAACGGTGGGGGTGCCTTCATGGTGCCCTACCTGATCGCGCTGCTGACGGCGGGCATCCCGATCCTGTTCCTGGACTACGCGATCGGGCACCGGTTCCGGGGCTCCGCTCCGCTGGCCTTCCGCCGGGTCAAGCGCTGGCTGGAGGGCCTGGGCTGGTTCCAGGTGGCCATCTGCTTTGTCATCGCCGTCTACTACGCGGTGATCATCGCGTGGGCGCTCAGCTTCTTCGTCTACTCGTTCGACCTGCGCTGGGGCGATGACACGGCGGCCTTCTTCACCGGCACCTATCTCCAGCTGGCCGACGTCGGCGGCACGGACGCCTGGTTCAGCCTCGACTTCGTGCCGGCGGTGCTGATTCCGCTGGTGCTGGTGTGGGTTGCGACGATCGTCGTGCTCGCCGCCGGGGTGGCCAAGGGCCTGGAGAAGGTCAACTTCGTGTTCATGCCGCTGCTGCTGCTCGCGTTCGGCACGCTGGTGGTGCGGGCTCTGTTCCTGCCTGGGGCGGCCGACGGGCTGAACGCGCTGTTCACTCCCGACTGGAGTGCGATGGCCGACCCGAACGTGTGGATTGCCGCCTACAGCCAGATCTTCTTCTCGCTGTCCATCGCGTTCGGCATCATGATCACGTACTCCTCCTACCGGAGGCGGCGCGCCAACCTGACTTCGCCCGGCTTTGTGGTCGCGTTCGCCAACTCCGGCTTCGAGGTGTTCGCGGGCATCGGCGTGTTCGCCGCGCTCGGTTTCCTCGCCCATCAGCAGGGCATGCCGGTGGCCGAGCTGGACGGCCTCACCGGGCCCACCCTCGCATTCATCACCTTCCCCGCCCTGGTCTCGGAGATGCCGGCCGGGGGAATCTTCGGGGCACTGTTCTTCGGCTCGCTGGTGATGGCTGGTTTCACGTCGTTGCTGTCGATCCTGCAGGTGGTCTCGGCGTCGTTCCAGGAGAAGTTTGGCTGGACACGCACGCAGGCCTCCGTCCGCATCGGAGTCGTCGCGGCGGTGCTCTCCGTGCTGGCGTTCTCCACCACCACGGGCCTGATCGCGCTGGACACCGTCGACCAGTGGGCGAACAACATCGGCATCGTGGCCTCCGCGGTGGTGACGACCGTCGCCGTCGGCTGGGTGCTGCGACGCACTGAGGAGATGCGGTTCCACCTGAACGGGGTGTCCACCATCCAGGTGGGCCGCTGGTGGACCTTCTGCGTGGTGGTCCTCGGCCCTGTGGTGCTCACCTACATGCTGGTCTCACGGATCGTCACCCTGATCCAGGGTGGGTACGAGGGGTACGCCGGCTGGTACCTCAACCTCATGGGGTGGGGCACCGTCGCCCTGTTCCTCGTGGCGGCGTTCGTGCTCACGCGGATGCGGTGGCGCGTCGACCCCGACACGTTCGAAACCTGGCCCACGTTCGGAGGTAAGTCATGA
- a CDS encoding D-arabinono-1,4-lactone oxidase — MQNWAANLKYSSARIERPRTLAELAGTVAGEPRVRALGSRHSFSDVADTTGVHVQLDLLDDDRPPLTIDPATGVASVRAGLRYGEVAVDLHAQGRGLAAMASLPHISVAGAVATGTHGSGDGTRSLAGDVVGLELMTASGDVLTLRRGDADFPGSVVALGALGVVTRVELATVPTFDVRQDVFTGLPWDALFDNLDAVMGSAYSVSVFTSWFEPDVRLVWCKSRVDDGVGAAPALPVELGAAPATRPMHPLPDVSAVACTEQGGVPGPWFDRLPHFRLDFTPSLGAELQSEYLLPRTAGPDAVRAVRALGDRLGPLLLTSEIRTIAGDDLWLSTTPEDSLAFHFTWRQDWPAVRAALPALEAALLPLGARPHWGKLFTVPVADLPGLYPRFGDFAALAGRLDPAGKFRGGYVAALLGG; from the coding sequence GTGCAGAACTGGGCAGCGAACCTCAAGTACTCGTCCGCGCGCATCGAGCGCCCCCGGACCCTCGCGGAGCTTGCCGGCACCGTCGCCGGTGAGCCCCGCGTCCGGGCCCTCGGTTCGCGCCACTCGTTCAGCGACGTCGCTGACACGACGGGTGTGCACGTCCAGCTCGACCTGCTCGACGACGACCGGCCGCCGCTGACGATCGACCCCGCCACCGGCGTCGCCTCGGTCCGCGCCGGCCTGCGCTACGGCGAGGTCGCCGTCGACCTGCACGCGCAGGGCCGCGGGCTCGCCGCCATGGCCTCCCTGCCGCACATCTCCGTGGCCGGCGCCGTCGCCACGGGCACCCACGGCTCCGGGGACGGGACGCGCTCGCTCGCGGGCGACGTCGTCGGGCTGGAGCTGATGACCGCCTCCGGGGACGTGCTGACCTTGCGCCGCGGCGACGCGGACTTCCCCGGCTCGGTGGTGGCGCTCGGCGCACTCGGCGTCGTCACGCGCGTGGAGCTCGCGACCGTGCCGACGTTCGACGTACGCCAGGACGTCTTCACCGGCCTGCCGTGGGACGCGCTGTTCGACAACCTCGACGCGGTCATGGGCAGCGCGTACTCCGTCAGCGTCTTCACGAGCTGGTTCGAGCCCGACGTACGCCTGGTCTGGTGCAAGTCCCGGGTGGACGACGGCGTGGGCGCCGCGCCCGCACTCCCGGTCGAGTTGGGTGCCGCGCCCGCGACCCGGCCGATGCACCCCCTGCCCGACGTCTCCGCCGTCGCCTGCACCGAGCAGGGCGGGGTGCCCGGGCCGTGGTTCGACCGGCTGCCGCACTTCCGGCTCGACTTCACGCCCTCCCTGGGTGCGGAGCTGCAGTCGGAGTACCTCCTGCCGCGCACTGCGGGGCCCGACGCCGTCCGCGCCGTGCGGGCCCTCGGGGACCGGCTCGGCCCGCTGCTGCTCACGTCCGAGATCCGCACCATCGCCGGCGACGACCTGTGGCTCAGCACCACGCCCGAGGACAGCCTGGCGTTCCACTTCACGTGGCGGCAGGACTGGCCCGCCGTCCGCGCCGCGTTGCCCGCCCTGGAGGCCGCGCTGCTGCCGCTGGGCGCTCGGCCGCACTGGGGCAAGCTGTTCACGGTCCCGGTGGCCGACCTCCCGGGCCTGTACCCGCGGTTCGGCGACTTCGCCGCTCTGGCTGGGCGCCTCGACCCGGCGGGCAAGTTCCGCGGCGGGTACGTGGCGGCGCTGCTCGGCGGCTGA
- a CDS encoding STAS domain-containing protein, with amino-acid sequence MDPLPSDSAQDLAPGRPGSGIACRNTYEGTVLTLWGDIDALLRENASEAMATLAARPDPEPVIVDARDVTFIDSSGVAFILQVFVLGEETGSPVLLREPSAVVMEVLDMVGISQRIPVVRNAAASA; translated from the coding sequence ATGGACCCTCTCCCGTCAGACTCAGCGCAGGACCTGGCTCCCGGACGCCCGGGATCCGGTATCGCATGCCGGAACACCTACGAGGGCACGGTGCTGACCCTCTGGGGCGATATCGACGCGCTGCTGCGCGAGAACGCGAGCGAGGCCATGGCCACGCTCGCAGCACGACCGGACCCCGAGCCCGTCATCGTCGACGCTCGGGACGTCACGTTCATCGACTCCTCCGGGGTGGCCTTCATCCTCCAGGTGTTTGTGCTCGGCGAGGAGACGGGGTCACCCGTCCTGCTCCGCGAGCCGTCCGCCGTGGTGATGGAGGTCCTGGACATGGTCGGTATCAGCCAGCGGATCCCGGTGGTCCGTAACGCAGCGGCCAGCGCCTGA